The Oncorhynchus gorbuscha isolate QuinsamMale2020 ecotype Even-year unplaced genomic scaffold, OgorEven_v1.0 Un_scaffold_261:::fragment_2:::debris, whole genome shotgun sequence genome contains the following window.
AACACTGCTCGGTCATTTTGTCGACAATGTAGGATGGTGCATCGTTCAGAAACATACAACATATATTTTCTGTTAAAACAAATGTTTGCGTTTTCTAATTAGTTTTCATTGTGAAGGTagctttttaaaattaaaatcaATCACATAATCTTACTAATTAGCCAACAACACATGCTTTAATTATATCACTTATTTTGAGCCGACTTTGCTTGGGCACCTGGGTGAGATTAATCGAACCCCCTCATTGTTACAACGCGTGTTTACGGAAAAGAGACGGAAGACAGAGGCTGCTGTCCAAACACTTAAGACACCCTATcctaaggtccttgtgtaatgtgatattgtaccccctggCCCCGCCCCTAGACCCCCTAGTCCAATTGTccttttatattatttatatatacagaCACACTTGTGTTCCCACACGTACTTCCTGTATTGATTGGTTGTTAATAGATCTTTTTAGTCATTTCTTCCTCCCTCGCCCTGTAAGTGTATACTCGTCAGACGTCATGAaacgtcatcagaagtgtccacttaatttgagggctgaggggatagTAAGGGACATACAGACACTTACAAttttaacagcttttttgttagtagagtatttaattgtcttaaaatacagttcaatttgtTTTTGTAAGTTAAGAAAatttgttttgtttgtaaatttacatttgtgaatatgaaatttggccaaaagaataatgaaatgaaTTACATAAAATTTGTTTCAGCTTATTTCAGCTtatcaggggcggcagggtagcctagtggttagagcgttggactagtaactgaaaggttgcaagttagaatccccgagctgacaaggtacaaatctgtcgttctgcccctgaacaaggcagttaacccactgttcctgggccgtcattgaaaataagaatttgttcttaactgacttgcctagtaaagaatccaagcagtacatctctccacaatagtgtaaaaacttcataaatgtgttgaattataaacctactgaagtcttgccacagttttcttatgccaaaaaagatgcaacactgtttctgggtggtcattacaaaaggagcaatttgagttgatgttttccttaaacttcttcttatagtggttggcaggataatatttgacattttttaaaggaaacttccttaattttgttcacaagtaggtatgtgtgtggcaacatccaaacttttttcccaacagatattatcaataaatccattccaataaggcatgacaataatgtatagatacaacatcctgctgaaacaaggttcgtatcgctctgttgttgactggaccaaaagagaaacaaatctttcctactgatgagtcaacagggtcaatagaaggtaggctctgggggtcaggtctttcctactgatgagtcaacagggtcaatagaaggtaggctctgggggtcaggtctttcctactgatgagtcaacagggtcaatagaagataggctctgagggtcaggtctttcctactgatgagtcaacagggtcaatagaagataggctctgagggtcaggtctttcctactgatgagtcaacagggtcaatagaagataggctctgagggtcaggtctttcctactgatgagtcaacagggtcaatagaagataggctctgagggtcaggtctttcctactgatgagtcaacagggtcaatagaagataggctctgagggtcaggtctttcctactgatgagtcaacagggtcaatagaagatAGGCTCTGGGgatcaggtctttcctactgatgagtcaacagggtcaatagaagatAGGCTCTgggggtcaggtctttcctactgatgagtcaacagggtcaatagaaggtagactCTGGGGTTCAGGtcttgacacgttcctgaataacaaagcaacacctgagggaatggcatctaaaacaattgcaaaatctttaggtgttacaggcaccttgtaaagtgataagaattctttataactatttttttttaaacactgcaTTTACTATTTGGCTCACGAGAAATAATTTTTAAATGGACCACCCTTGGCCGGGAATTCGTCACTGGTTCATCCCGGgatgattgtgttttcagccagCGGTAGCAtgtgggtgctttatatgcgCTAGTCAATTGAGTGAATGTCTACTTATTAAATATAGAATTATTAATATATGCATACTGTACGATGGCTAGCAAATGAATTAGATAACTAGCTACAACTTCTGAAGGAACATTtgtatttctacaatttccaaaagataACCAAACAAAACATTGACTTTTTACGAGGTGTGTTTGTGCCGTcatgtgcattagtagcacaatttcAAACCAATTTGCATTTGTTTTTTACACTTGTACGTTAATTCTCCGTTGTTTTTAAGTTTTCGCTGACCGTTCTCAGCGGATGTACAATCGTCGCAAATTGAATTATGGCGAGTTTCAGGCCCTGGAGTGAACGTAATTGTAATTGTACACACGCAAACTCGACTAAAAAACGAGCGCTGAGGGGCTTACgttgcaaacttcccttgcttggctaatgATTTGGACTGTCCGCCAAGATGGCGAtggggattcccccaagggcataaggcCCTTGGGATGATGCGTAAGTGGACGAGGGTGTCTTTTACAAGTTTGAAATGCAAGCCAGAGTTGATTACCTGGGATAATTAGGTGATTCTCATAACACCTGTGTGTAAAATATGGGATAATTAGGTGATTCTCATAACACCTGTGTGTAAAATATGGGATAATTAGGTGATTCTCATAACACCTGTGTGTAAAATATGAAATATAAATGGAAGACGGATGCCACAAACGTGTTGTCACTGAAAAAATGCTCTCGGCAGAAATGGTTAAAACAGTGTAGAGGAAGTGTGTGCTTTGCATTCgtgaaattattttgatgtgTTATGAAAGGAGTGGGATTTATGTTTCTAGATCTGTCCCGGAATTGTGAATCGATTCATGTTTAGATGTAGTGTTTGACTGTTTTGGCCTTTAccttgacctggccaagataaagcaaagcagtgcgacaaaaacaacacagagttagttacacatgggataaagaaatgtacagtcaataacacaatataaaaaaatctatatacagtgtgtgcaaacgtagtaagattagggatgtgaggcaataaataggccatagttgcgaaataatgacaattaagcattaaaactggagtgatagatgtgcaagtagagatactggggtgcaaaggagaaaaaataaataacaatgtggggacgaggtagttgggtgtgctatttacagatgggctgtgtacaggtgcaatgatcggtaagctgctctgacagctcatgcttaaagttagtgagggagatatgaatcttcagctatttatttatttatttttcaattaGTTCTAGTCATTgacatgggtgcacctcagccacgctcaaggtcctaaacgatatcataactgacaTTGACATTACTGttcagccgtattcatcgacctggctaaggctttcgactctgtcaatcaccacatcctcattggcagactcaacagccttggtttctcaaatgactgcctcgcctggttcaccaactacttctcagacagaggtcagtgtgtcaaatcggagggcctgttgtccggacctctggcagtctctatgggtgtgccacagggttcaattcccgggccaactctattctctgtatacatcaatggtgtcgctctcgctgctggtgtATTCTACAAATACCCAGGTggctggttagactgtaaactctccttccagactcacattaaacatctccaatccaaattcaatccagaatcggcttcctatttcccaacaaagcatctttcactcacgctgccaaacataccctcgtaaaattgaccatcctaccgatcctcgacttctgcgatgtcatctataaaatagcctccaacactctactcaaccaattggatgcagtctatcacagtgccatccgttttgtcacaaaagccccatacactacccaccactgcgacctgtatgctctcattggctggccctcgcttcacgctcgtcgccaaacccacttgctccaggtcatctacaagtctctgctaggtaaagccccgccttatctcagctcactggtcaccatagcggcacccacccgtagcacgtgctccagcaggtatatctcactggtcacccccaaagccaattcttcctttggccgcctctccttccagttctctgctgccaatgactggaaagaactgcaaaaatctctgaagctggagactcatatctccctcactagctttaagcaccagctgtcagagcagctcacagatcactacacctgtacatagctcatctgtaaataccccatccaactacctcatccccatactgtatttatttatttatcttgttcctttgcaccccagtatctcaacttgcacatcctaccattccagtgttttaattgctatattgtaattactttgccaccatggcctatttattgccttacctctcttatccgacctcatttgcacatgctgtatatagattttcctactctattattgactgtatgtttgtttattccatgtgtaactctgtgttgttgtatgtgtcgaactgctttgctttatcttggccaggtcacagtttccaatgagaacttgttctcaactggcctaccttgttaaataaaggttaaataaataaataaaaatatgtaaagggatgaataagaatatgtacatataaatatatggatgagcgatggccatgcgacataggcaagatgcagtagatggtatagaatacagtatatacatatgagatgagtaattaaagtggtgttatttaaagtgactagtgataccttttattatgtccatttattaaagtggccagaggtttgagtctgtatgttggcagcagcctctctgttagtgatggctgtttaacagtcttgagatcgaagctgtttttcagtctctcggtccctgctttgatgcacctgtactgacctcgccttctggatgatagcggggtgaacaggcagtggctcgggtggttgttgtccttgatgatctttgttGTATTTTGAGGCTTAAAATCAAAGCTAAGACGTTTTGTGATTGGATTTGCAGTATGTATTTAGTTTGAGATGTAAGCTAGCAACTTTACGACTGTTTCGTTTGGATGAACAAAACGGTTGCTTAGCAACCAGTTACTGGCATGTtctctggagagaaaaaaaaagaagtgAGTTCCAATATTTGCATAATCGTTGTGATTGGAGGATAGCTGTGAGGGTTGCTGAATcaggattaaatactctgttctCCTCGAGCTCGTTAATGATAGAATGTTCATATTGGAAGATGGCAGAAAGGCCAGTCTTTTTGGAAAATGACATGGAGTACAGGGAGTGGAATGTTGGATAAATAAACTGGTACCTAGTCTCTGTCTAGAAGCTGGCCATAGCTATCTGTATAGATATCTGTATAGCTGTATAGATCATAGACATCTTGAATTCATCTGTTTGATTCAAATTTCTGCTCCTTCCCTCCAGACTCCCTGCAGATCTCTCTTGCTGACTCTGAAGAGGAGGTTCACCCTGAGCAGCAGCACTGTGAGCAGGAGTGGAGCCCCAGTCTGGAGCAGGAGGACCCAGAGACCACACAGATTAAAGAGAAACAGGAGGAAGTCAGGACCagtcaggaggaagagcagcttcaaGGTCTGGAGCCTGATATCATAGAGTTCGATTTCACTCCTTCAGGTGTGAAAAGTGAATGTGATCTGGAGGACCCACTTTGGTCCTTGACTCTTCCGCAAACACAAACTgtgaagggcagagagagagactctaaaCCAGTGAATCTCACACCTTTTGTCACTGTGACCCACCTAAAGTGTCTTGACATTCCCTGTGACCCTCCAGATAATCAGAACATTGCCTGCAGCCGCAGCTCAGCTGTAAGCAGAAACCCAGTAGGACTTGACAGCAGCCCACCATTGGATCTGAACACAATAATGGGGGAAACCTGCACATGGCCCTTTTGTGGCAAGACCTTCAAACAAAAAGGACATCTGTCCAGGCACATGAgggttcacacaggagagaaaccgtttagttgtggtgactgtgggaaaagcttcagTCAGAAGGGGACCCTAACCATGCATAAactgactcacacaggagagaaaccgttTAGATGTTTTTTTTGCAGTAAAAGCTTCAGCCAGAAAGGGGACCTAATGAGACACATACTGACTCACACGGGAGAGAAACCATTTAGCTGTGGTGACTGCGGTAAAGGCTTCATTCGCAAGGAGCACCTAACTGCACATTTACAGACTCACACAGGAGAAGTGTCGGTCTCAAGCAGAACCTAACCATGCAGAAACTGTCTAAACCGTttagctgtggtgactgtgggaaaagcttcgGTGTCAAGGGGAACCTAACTGTTGACATAGAGACACAGGATGATACACTGTTATTTGTGGTGACTGTGGGAAATGCTTCAATCATAAGATGGACCTAAGGAGGCATAAACTGActtagtgcatttggaaagtattcagaccccttgactttttcaacattttcttacattacagccttattctagatttgattaaataaaaaatgccctcatcaatctacacacaatactccatattGACAGTGAAAACTGTTTTTTATCATTTTTTTCACATATTtttaaataacttatttacataagtattcagaccctttgctatatgATTATAAAATTGAGTTTGGGTGCATCCtttttccaatgatcatccttgatgtttctgcaacttgattggaatccacctttGGAAAATTCAGTTGACAAGACATGTTCTGTCAGCTGATGAGGAAGGAATATGCAAAGATGTGGACAACTTGTAGGAAGGGAGGATCATTCACACTGAGGGTTTCATATAG
Protein-coding sequences here:
- the LOC124017499 gene encoding zinc finger protein 2-like, yielding MTKLQLLSVFLNERLTAAVVEIVGAVEKTVVEYQEENDRLRRLLRITPEIPLTLSRIDSLQISLADSEEEVHPEQQHCEQEWSPSLEQEDPETTQIKEKQEEVRTSQEEEQLQGLEPDIIEFDFTPSGVKSECDLEDPLWSLTLPQTQTVKGRERDSKPVNLTPFVTVTHLKCLDIPCDPPDNQNIACSRSSAVSRNPVGLDSSPPLDLNTIMGETCTWPFCGKTFKQKGHLSRHMRVHTGEKPFSCGDCGKSFSQKGTLTMHKLTHTGEKPFRCFFCSKSFSQKGDLMRHILTHTGEKPFSCGDCGKGFIRKEHLTAHLQTHTGEVSVSSRT